The following is a genomic window from Marinococcus sp. PL1-022.
TTCGAGCGTCGCGTTTTGAGGCAGGGGGCTCGTGTGATCGAACAGGTTATTCAGGTTTTTCTGCACCATTTCATTCAGATTGCTCGACGTCACAGACCCCACCATCAGCTCCACTCCGTATTTATGACCATCCCGGCTGTAATCCTCTTGAAGATAAGAGGCTTCAAAGCTATGAAAATCGCCCGTTAGCGCAAGGAAATTCTGGATGTCTTCGTTTATGACTGTCTGGGCGATGGCCTGCCGTTCATGTGCAAACCCGTCCCAGGCATCAAGATTAATGTACCTGCCCAAAAATTTCAGCTGGGTGATTTGCACCTGGTTGGCCCAAATGTTCCATAAGCTGCTGGAATTTTTCAATTCACCGAGAAACCAATCCTTCTGATCCCTGCCGAGCATGGACCGGTCGGGGCTGTGGATGTTTTCGCAGCCATCGGTGAAATAACGCTCCAGCTCCTGTTCGCCGCAGGGATGAGCATCCCGGTAGGCACGTTCATCTGTAATGTACAGCGTGGCAAGGTCGCCAATAGTCATCGACCGGTACAGCTTCAGGGCGTTACTGGATGACGATGGGGAAGGGACATACACCCTCGAGGGCATGTATTCCAGCCAGGCGCTGTTTGCCGAATGGCGCCGCTCAGGATTGGGCTCCAGGCTGTCGTCCGGAGCGACCGCCGGCGCGTAGGAGTCGTTAGCAAATTCATGGTCGTCCCAGGTGGCCACCATGGCATGATTTTCGTGCAGCTTTTGCAGATCGGGGTCTGTGCGGTACACACTGTACAGATGGCGGTAATCCTTCAGGGTAAAGGCTTTGTCTTCACCGCTTGGAAGGGTAATCTGTCTTGCTTCCATGCCGGTTTGGTACGAAGCGTCCCCGGCGGCTTCATACACGTAATCTCCGAGATGCAAAAAGAAATCCAGCTGCTCGTCCGCCAGGTGGGAGAGCGCATTGAAATAGCCACTCGTGTAATCCTGGCAGGACACGTAGCCGATGGTGGCGGTGGAGCAATCACTTCCCTCCGGCGGAAGTGTGCGGCATCTGCCGGCTCTGCTCACCAGACCGCTCCTTGTGATGAAACGGTAATAGTACGTTTCATTAGGGTGCAGCAGTCCATCCAGGTCCAGGCGGACCACGTTGTCATGGTCCTTCCATAGCGGACAAAAACCGCTCAATTCCACGAAAGAAAAATCTGGACTAGTGCTCACCTGAAACATAACAGTCTGGGGCTGGTTTTCTCCAACGATTTCGGCATCAGAGGCACCCACCTCTAACGAAGGATCCACTCTGGTCCAAAGCATCATTCCTGACGACGTGGGGTCGCCGGAAGCGACCGATTGGGGAAATCCTTTTCCCGCCGGCTGAGTCGCAGAATACTCTTCGGTATCCATATCGGTTGAACCATCAACCAACTTAAAGGCCGAGCCGGTAAGAAAGCACTCGGGGAAAGAAGCCCTGTTTTCATCGCCCATGACTGAATCATTAAAATACACTATCGTGCCTCCTTGATTAGTTTGTTTCTGCTGGTGGCTTTGGATTGATGAAAATCTTCTGCTTTTGAACAAATACACATCTCTTTTTATCATTAACAGAAATCAGTGTGGTAAAACCTGAGGAGGCGGTGAAATCTGGCATAAATGAAAGAGCCGGAAGCCAGGCAGGCCTTATTTACTCTGAAGCACTGCTCTGCCAATCTGCTTCCCGCCTCGGGTCTCGGGCCCCGGACAGCTCCCCGGTCTCCTGGTCCAGGGCTAATGCCTGAATCGACCCAAAGTAGAGCGGCGTCGGCTGTTCACTTATATCCTCGTACCCAATCGCAAGCAGCTCCTCGCGCTGCTGCGCCTCAGGCATTTCTTCCATCACCAGCTCGTCCCCATCCAGGTGAAAGCGCGGGGTTTCGACGGCTTCCTCGAGACTGGCATCATTTACCGTCCAGTCGGAAATCACCTGCGTGAGCATAATCGGGATCCGTTCGCCGCCCGGGCTGCCGATGCCAAGCACCGGTCCGTCGTCATTGGCCACAAGCATCGGAGACGACCAGGTCACCGAACGCCGTCCCGGCTCCGGTTCATTGACGCTGCCTTCGCCAATATCAAACCGATCCATCTGGTTGTTCAGAAAATAGCCCTCGGCATATTCTCCGGAGCCCCAGAAGTTGGTGAGCGTATTGGTCATCGACACAAACGTCCCGTCCTCGTCAACGACCGTAATGTGGGTCGTATTGGGATCTCCCGTGTAGGAGGAGGCTTCCTCCTCGGAAATAAGGCTGGCGTCGGGTATTTCCGCAGCCAGCTCCGCGTTACGTTCCGGATCCGTCAGCCGGTCTACTGGCACATCGACAAAATTCGGATCGCCGTAGTCCGTTTCAATAAACTGGGAGGCGAGTCTCCAGGACATGGCGGTGTCGTGGATAAAGTCCGTGCTGTCCCTTCCTGCTTCCATGCTGTCACGCTCCTCCAGCATCTGCAGCATTTGAATAACGCTGATGCCAGGAAGAGGGGGAGCGGCACCGATAATGTCATATCCTTCATATGTTCCGACGGACGGGTCGTTCTGGCTCACTTCAAAGGCTTCAAGCGAAGCGGTGTCTATCCCTTCGATTTGAGACGCAAGCGACTGCCCGGCCTCTCCTTCATACAAAGTATCGCTTCCGTTGTCACGGATGTCGCGCAGGGTATCGGCGAGCTCGTCCTGTTCCACGGTAGAGCCCGCTTCGAGTGGCTCGCCGTCGGGATAGAAATGGCTCAGTTCACTGACGGGAAGCCTGTCTTCTCCCGATTCGAGCTGATCTGCAAACAGTCCGGAGACCTCCGAGCTGTCGGCGAGCGTGACCGCAGGATCAAGCAGCTCCTCCCACTCCGCCGTACCATGGTCGGCGTGGAATTTGTTCATTCCGGCGGTAAAGCCGGGCACGCCGATGTCAGAGGAGGGGATGCCGCCCTCGGG
Proteins encoded in this region:
- a CDS encoding alkaline phosphatase D family protein yields the protein MYFNDSVMGDENRASFPECFLTGSAFKLVDGSTDMDTEEYSATQPAGKGFPQSVASGDPTSSGMMLWTRVDPSLEVGASDAEIVGENQPQTVMFQVSTSPDFSFVELSGFCPLWKDHDNVVRLDLDGLLHPNETYYYRFITRSGLVSRAGRCRTLPPEGSDCSTATIGYVSCQDYTSGYFNALSHLADEQLDFFLHLGDYVYEAAGDASYQTGMEARQITLPSGEDKAFTLKDYRHLYSVYRTDPDLQKLHENHAMVATWDDHEFANDSYAPAVAPDDSLEPNPERRHSANSAWLEYMPSRVYVPSPSSSSNALKLYRSMTIGDLATLYITDERAYRDAHPCGEQELERYFTDGCENIHSPDRSMLGRDQKDWFLGELKNSSSLWNIWANQVQITQLKFLGRYINLDAWDGFAHERQAIAQTVINEDIQNFLALTGDFHSFEASYLQEDYSRDGHKYGVELMVGSVTSSNLNEMVQKNLNNLFDHTSPLPQNATLEIFRTFLPDALSERIIPTEFLFKELQNAIKIENPWIELFDSTSHGYALLDLSKSKAVWTACAVDSIEEKQAPKSVLLQCEIPNGEAAINVKEKNSLFG
- a CDS encoding gamma-glutamyltransferase family protein gives rise to the protein MANKKVIPVRKKAPSPSFDHVRRFVPAAAVLSVILIGGCSSEDESENESVTTEEETETNENEEASEQESAPSSEPATDYGVSAGHPDAVAAGMEVLDNGGNAADAAVAAAYAVSVVEPFASGIGGGGSVLIQKQGEAPQAYDYREVVPEGGIPSSDIGVPGFTAGMNKFHADHGTAEWEELLDPAVTLADSSEVSGLFADQLESGEDRLPVSELSHFYPDGEPLEAGSTVEQDELADTLRDIRDNGSDTLYEGEAGQSLASQIEGIDTASLEAFEVSQNDPSVGTYEGYDIIGAAPPLPGISVIQMLQMLEERDSMEAGRDSTDFIHDTAMSWRLASQFIETDYGDPNFVDVPVDRLTDPERNAELAAEIPDASLISEEEASSYTGDPNTTHITVVDEDGTFVSMTNTLTNFWGSGEYAEGYFLNNQMDRFDIGEGSVNEPEPGRRSVTWSSPMLVANDDGPVLGIGSPGGERIPIMLTQVISDWTVNDASLEEAVETPRFHLDGDELVMEEMPEAQQREELLAIGYEDISEQPTPLYFGSIQALALDQETGELSGARDPRREADWQSSASE